In a genomic window of Chlamydiota bacterium:
- the uvsE gene encoding UV DNA damage repair endonuclease UvsE — protein sequence MRIGYPCVNLGIGCTSARTFRLRSYSAALLQEKLAGNLDCLRDTLDWNAARGILFFRITSDLVPFASHPVCRFDWRRRFKRDLAGIGARIRRKRMRVSMHPDQFTLINSPDRGIFLRSVRELRYHAELLDAMELGASAKLQIHVGGVYGDREAAMRCFVSRYRELPPAVRRRLVIENDERCWPLADCLAIHRHTGVPVVCDVFHHQILNRGETVAEALRLAAKTWGRRDGPPIVDFSAQAPGKRPGTHAASLPPAAFKRFLDDARPLDLDLMLEIKDKERSALRALRIVSAPR from the coding sequence ATGAGGATCGGCTACCCCTGCGTCAATCTCGGCATCGGCTGCACGAGCGCCCGCACCTTCCGCCTGCGCTCCTACTCCGCCGCGCTCTTGCAGGAGAAGCTCGCCGGGAACCTCGACTGCCTTCGCGACACGCTCGACTGGAACGCCGCCCGCGGGATCCTCTTCTTCCGCATCACCTCGGACCTCGTCCCGTTCGCCTCGCACCCGGTCTGCCGCTTCGACTGGAGGCGCAGGTTCAAACGCGACCTCGCCGGCATCGGCGCACGCATCCGGCGGAAACGGATGCGCGTCTCGATGCACCCGGACCAGTTCACGCTCATCAACTCCCCGGACCGCGGCATCTTCCTGCGGAGCGTCCGGGAGCTTCGCTACCACGCGGAGCTGCTCGACGCGATGGAACTCGGCGCGTCGGCGAAGCTGCAGATCCATGTCGGCGGGGTGTACGGCGACCGCGAGGCCGCGATGCGATGCTTCGTCTCGAGGTACCGGGAGCTCCCGCCGGCGGTCCGACGGCGGCTCGTCATCGAGAACGACGAGCGATGCTGGCCGCTCGCCGACTGCCTCGCGATCCACCGGCACACCGGCGTCCCGGTCGTCTGCGACGTGTTCCACCACCAGATCCTCAACCGGGGGGAGACGGTCGCGGAGGCGCTCCGCCTCGCCGCGAAAACGTGGGGGAGGCGCGACGGCCCGCCGATCGTCGATTTCAGCGCCCAGGCGCCCGGAAAGCGCCCCGGGACGCACGCCGCGAGCCTCCCGCCCGCCGCCTTCAAACGCTTCCTCGACGACGCCCGGCCGCTCGACCTCGACCTGATGCTCGAGATCAAGGACAAGGAGCGGAGCGCCCTGCGCGCCCTCCGCATCGTCTCCGCGCCCCGCTGA
- a CDS encoding U32 family peptidase → MAAGKGCAARALELSAPARDLACGVAAIDAGADSVYIGARAFGARLAAGNPTEEIRRLADYAHRFHARVYAALNTVLYDAELDAARELIHELYAAGADALIVQDMGILEMDLPPIPLFASTQADIRDGRKARFLEEVGFSRVILARELTLDEIREIRARTAVELECFIAGALCAGVSGQCRFSLAVCGRSANRGECAQPCRGRYSVEDAGGRILERDRHPLSLRDLDLVPRLLDLVQAGVTAFKIEGRLKDAAYVSNMTAYCRRALDAVIGSVPGLARASDGEVSLSFEPDPERTFSRGRTGYCIEGRPEDAVFPLTPKSIGKPVGTVAAVRKDHFILRGGASLNNGDGICLFDRRGALRGTFVTRARGERIYPRDPRIFCAGAALYRNRDRGFLAALSRTPPTRRIPVRVVFRETRAGFSAVATDPRGVAARVEAAAEKVPARSIAKAAAAIQAHFSKLGGTPYAASAVDAALSRPLLLKASFLNAMRRELVARLDEARSPARPGKARAIVPNRVPYPGEERDHRLNVSNRLARRFYARHGAVVVADALELSGVPAGTTVLTARACVRKRLGLCPRRGGEGPPSAAPLFLADARRRHRLEFDCDRCEMRVVFQG, encoded by the coding sequence ATGGCCGCCGGGAAGGGATGTGCGGCGCGCGCGCTGGAGCTTTCGGCGCCGGCGCGGGATCTCGCGTGCGGGGTCGCCGCGATCGACGCGGGGGCCGATTCCGTCTACATCGGGGCCCGGGCGTTCGGGGCGCGCCTCGCCGCGGGGAACCCGACGGAGGAGATACGCCGCCTCGCCGACTACGCCCACCGGTTCCACGCGCGGGTCTACGCGGCGCTGAACACCGTCCTCTACGACGCCGAGCTCGACGCGGCGCGGGAGCTGATCCACGAGCTGTACGCCGCCGGCGCCGACGCCCTGATCGTCCAGGACATGGGGATCCTGGAGATGGACCTCCCGCCGATCCCCCTCTTCGCGAGCACGCAGGCCGACATCCGCGACGGGCGGAAGGCGAGGTTTCTCGAGGAGGTCGGTTTCAGCCGCGTCATCCTCGCCCGCGAGCTCACCCTCGATGAGATCCGGGAGATCCGCGCCCGCACGGCGGTCGAACTCGAGTGTTTCATCGCGGGGGCGCTCTGCGCGGGGGTGAGCGGGCAGTGCCGGTTCAGTCTCGCCGTCTGCGGCCGGAGCGCCAACCGGGGGGAGTGCGCGCAGCCGTGCCGGGGGCGCTACTCGGTCGAGGATGCCGGCGGTCGGATCCTCGAGCGGGACCGGCACCCGCTGTCGCTCAGGGACCTCGACCTCGTTCCGCGCCTGCTCGATCTCGTCCAGGCGGGCGTCACCGCCTTCAAGATCGAGGGGCGCCTCAAGGACGCCGCATACGTCTCGAACATGACCGCCTACTGCCGCCGTGCGCTCGACGCGGTCATCGGCTCCGTCCCCGGCCTCGCGCGGGCCTCCGACGGCGAGGTCTCGCTCTCCTTCGAGCCGGACCCGGAACGGACCTTCAGCCGCGGGCGGACGGGGTACTGCATCGAAGGGCGCCCGGAGGACGCCGTCTTTCCGCTGACGCCCAAGTCGATAGGGAAACCGGTCGGGACGGTGGCGGCCGTGCGCAAAGACCATTTTATCCTGCGCGGGGGCGCCTCGCTGAACAACGGCGACGGCATCTGCCTCTTCGACCGCCGCGGCGCGCTCCGCGGCACCTTCGTGACGCGCGCGCGGGGGGAGCGGATCTACCCCCGGGACCCGCGGATCTTCTGCGCCGGCGCCGCGCTCTACCGCAACCGCGATCGGGGGTTCCTCGCGGCCTTGTCGCGCACCCCGCCGACGCGGAGGATCCCCGTTCGCGTCGTGTTCCGCGAGACCCGCGCAGGTTTCTCCGCGGTGGCGACGGACCCGCGCGGCGTCGCGGCGCGCGTCGAGGCGGCGGCGGAGAAGGTGCCCGCCCGGAGCATCGCCAAGGCGGCCGCCGCCATCCAAGCCCACTTCTCGAAACTGGGGGGGACCCCCTACGCGGCCTCCGCCGTCGACGCGGCGCTCAGTCGCCCGCTGCTGCTCAAGGCGTCGTTTTTGAACGCGATGCGCCGGGAACTCGTCGCCCGCCTCGACGAGGCGCGTTCGCCCGCGCGCCCGGGCAAGGCCCGCGCGATCGTTCCGAACCGCGTCCCCTATCCCGGGGAGGAGCGCGACCACCGCCTCAATGTCTCGAACAGGCTCGCGCGGCGCTTCTACGCCCGCCACGGGGCCGTCGTCGTCGCCGATGCGCTCGAGCTCTCGGGCGTCCCGGCGGGCACGACCGTCCTCACCGCCCGCGCCTGCGTGCGGAAACGGCTCGGCCTCTGTCCGCGGCGGGGAGGGGAGGGGCCGCCGTCGGCCGCCCCGCTCTTCCTCGCGGATGCGCGGCGGAGGCACCGGCTCGAGTTCGACTGTGATCGGTGCGAGATGCGCGTCGTGTTCCAGGGGTAG
- a CDS encoding cation:dicarboxylase symporter family transporter, which translates to MRRKNRIFVGLGAGVFCGLFFGDLCRVLEPLSDAFIKLMQMAVIPYVMVSIVAGIGGLDGGEARTVARKGGLLMLCLWLAGILIFFSMQYAFPPRPTGAFYSAGEVEKPASAGILDTFIPANPFKSLAEGVLPAIVLFSIFLGAALIGARGKESLIGILRVVSETLSRVMDFVMETVPYGIFVVSAHAAGTLSPDALFQLQFFCESYIVLSVVLAVVVLPLFVSACTGFRLREVLSASSGAVVLAFSAQNSFIALPLIERGVRELFAGRGDGGGKTGAYAEVLLPIAYNFPRWGDFAPYLFILFTGWLYETPLDPLRQLQCAAAGLLSFFGSGKAAVPFLLDLMRLPEDAFQLYIASSPINSYFGAGLSSMFLFAFTASCAALIAGRVRLRGWRIARAAAVVVIAMAACVGGVRAAFTAMLTGPYRGQEKLSGMEMPPFPAGGGGEPTVTVYRTIGEYRAVRSHHDDDDDVLDRIRDRRALRVGYNEDALPFTFFNARGDLVGYDVQSARELAALLGVPRVEFIPITFDALHTALDDGSVDIVMAGVVITAERLAKMKFSASYMTSHLAFVTEDHRREEFSDLDAVARRDGLRIAVLRGSAYEEIMPQILPRARMIRLDSEKDFFNGENAEAFLTTAEEGAPWTLLYPAYCVALLGPRAGMKFLHAYPVAKRSDDSFLRFVEGMLDMQRAHGELERKYDYWVLGQNPFKERRRWSMIRDLLHWVP; encoded by the coding sequence ATGCGGAGGAAGAACCGGATATTCGTCGGGCTCGGCGCGGGGGTCTTCTGCGGCCTCTTCTTCGGCGATCTGTGCCGGGTCCTCGAACCGCTGTCGGACGCATTCATCAAGCTGATGCAGATGGCGGTGATCCCGTACGTCATGGTCTCGATCGTCGCGGGCATCGGGGGGCTCGACGGGGGGGAGGCGCGCACGGTCGCCCGCAAAGGCGGGCTCCTGATGCTCTGCCTCTGGCTTGCGGGGATCCTGATCTTCTTCTCGATGCAGTACGCGTTCCCGCCGCGCCCGACCGGCGCCTTCTACAGCGCGGGTGAGGTCGAGAAGCCCGCATCGGCGGGCATCCTCGACACCTTCATTCCCGCCAATCCGTTCAAGTCGCTCGCGGAGGGCGTCCTCCCCGCGATCGTCCTCTTCTCCATCTTCCTCGGCGCGGCCCTCATCGGCGCGCGCGGCAAGGAGTCGCTCATCGGGATCCTCCGCGTCGTCTCCGAGACGCTCTCGCGCGTGATGGATTTCGTGATGGAGACGGTGCCGTACGGCATATTCGTCGTCTCCGCGCACGCGGCGGGGACCCTCTCCCCCGACGCGCTCTTCCAGCTCCAGTTCTTCTGCGAGTCGTACATCGTGTTGAGCGTCGTCCTCGCCGTCGTCGTCCTGCCGCTCTTCGTCTCCGCCTGCACCGGCTTCCGCCTCCGGGAGGTGCTCTCGGCCTCGAGCGGCGCCGTGGTGCTCGCCTTCTCCGCGCAGAACTCCTTTATCGCGCTCCCGCTCATCGAACGCGGCGTGCGGGAGCTGTTCGCCGGGCGCGGGGACGGCGGCGGAAAGACGGGCGCCTACGCGGAGGTGCTGCTCCCGATCGCCTACAACTTCCCGCGGTGGGGGGACTTCGCCCCGTACCTGTTCATCCTCTTCACCGGGTGGCTGTACGAGACGCCGCTCGATCCGCTCCGGCAGCTCCAGTGCGCCGCGGCGGGCCTCCTCAGCTTCTTCGGTTCCGGCAAGGCGGCGGTGCCGTTCCTGCTGGACCTGATGCGCCTCCCGGAGGATGCGTTCCAGCTCTACATCGCCTCGTCGCCGATCAACAGCTACTTCGGGGCGGGGCTCTCGTCGATGTTTCTCTTCGCCTTCACGGCCTCCTGCGCCGCGCTCATCGCCGGCCGCGTCCGCCTCCGGGGGTGGAGGATCGCGCGCGCGGCGGCGGTCGTCGTCATCGCGATGGCCGCCTGCGTCGGGGGGGTGCGGGCGGCGTTCACCGCGATGCTGACCGGGCCGTACCGCGGGCAGGAGAAACTCTCGGGGATGGAGATGCCCCCGTTCCCCGCCGGCGGGGGAGGGGAGCCGACCGTCACGGTTTACCGCACGATCGGGGAGTACCGCGCCGTCCGTTCGCACCACGACGATGACGACGACGTGCTCGACCGGATACGGGACCGGCGCGCCCTCCGCGTCGGCTACAACGAGGACGCCCTCCCGTTCACCTTCTTCAACGCCAGGGGCGACCTTGTCGGCTACGACGTCCAGTCGGCGCGCGAGCTCGCGGCGCTCCTCGGCGTGCCCCGCGTCGAGTTCATTCCCATCACCTTCGATGCGCTCCACACGGCCCTCGACGACGGAAGCGTCGACATCGTGATGGCCGGGGTCGTGATCACCGCCGAGCGGCTCGCCAAAATGAAGTTCAGCGCGTCGTACATGACCTCCCACCTGGCGTTCGTGACGGAGGACCACCGGCGGGAGGAGTTCTCGGATCTCGACGCGGTCGCGCGACGCGACGGCCTCCGCATCGCCGTGTTGCGCGGGAGCGCCTACGAGGAGATCATGCCGCAGATCCTCCCGCGCGCCCGCATGATCCGGCTGGATTCGGAGAAGGATTTCTTCAACGGGGAGAACGCGGAGGCGTTCCTCACGACCGCGGAGGAGGGGGCGCCGTGGACGCTCCTGTACCCGGCGTACTGCGTCGCCTTGCTGGGGCCGAGGGCGGGGATGAAGTTCCTGCACGCCTACCCGGTCGCCAAGCGCAGCGACGATTCGTTCCTGCGGTTCGTCGAGGGGATGCTGGATATGCAGCGGGCGCACGGCGAGCTGGAGCGGAAGTACGACTACTGGGTCCTCGGACAGAATCCGTTCAAGGAGCGCCGCCGCTGGTCGATGATCCGCGACCTCCTCCACTGGGTGCCCTGA
- a CDS encoding HAMP domain-containing histidine kinase — protein sequence MYPVERSRIARIERLACIGETTSEIMHELNNQLTVLLGYATMLKKAQAESWKYADEMLMSCERCCGMAKGVLEFARSRRMERQRTDLRRVITKPVEIKTRLFESAAIKVRLTFPPECMEALVDEFQVQQVVFNILHNAFYELLKVKKRVLEVHGRREGGKAVIEFRDSGRGIRDEHVKRIFEPFFTTKPTGEGTGLGLSISRRIIEEHGGSLRVGSSNGRGATITLDLPLVEDPRLPLSTGVLNEAYGRFPAQKVAVKDGKRDGPGMGGDG from the coding sequence ATGTATCCAGTAGAGAGGAGTCGGATCGCGCGGATCGAGCGTTTGGCGTGCATAGGGGAGACGACGTCGGAGATCATGCACGAGCTCAATAACCAGCTCACGGTCCTGCTGGGGTATGCGACCATGCTCAAGAAGGCGCAAGCGGAATCGTGGAAATACGCGGATGAAATGCTGATGTCCTGCGAACGATGCTGCGGCATGGCGAAGGGGGTCCTTGAATTCGCACGCAGCCGGAGGATGGAACGGCAGAGGACGGACCTGCGGAGGGTGATTACCAAACCGGTGGAGATCAAAACCCGTCTCTTCGAATCCGCCGCGATCAAGGTGCGGTTAACGTTCCCGCCGGAGTGCATGGAGGCGCTGGTCGACGAGTTCCAGGTGCAGCAGGTGGTATTCAACATCCTGCACAATGCCTTCTACGAGCTGCTGAAGGTGAAAAAGCGGGTGCTGGAGGTGCACGGGAGGAGGGAGGGGGGCAAGGCGGTGATCGAGTTCCGCGACAGCGGGCGCGGCATCCGTGATGAACACGTGAAAAGGATATTCGAGCCGTTCTTTACGACGAAACCCACGGGGGAGGGGACAGGGCTGGGGTTAAGCATCTCGCGGAGGATCATCGAGGAGCACGGCGGCAGCCTTCGCGTGGGGTCCTCAAACGGCCGCGGGGCAACTATTACCCTCGATCTGCCCCTCGTCGAGGACCCGCGCCTCCCCCTTTCCACAGGCGTGCTCAATGAGGCGTACGGCAGATTCCCCGCGCAGAAAGTCGCCGTGAAAGACGGGAAGCGAGATGGTCCGGGAATGGGAGGTGACGGATAA